In Zingiber officinale cultivar Zhangliang chromosome 11B, Zo_v1.1, whole genome shotgun sequence, a single window of DNA contains:
- the LOC122034934 gene encoding ADP-ribosylation factor-related protein 1-like — protein MFSLFYGLWNYMFSKTEFRVLILGVDKAGKTTLLEKLKSLYSNSEGLPPDRIVPTVGLNIGRVEASNAKLVFWDLGGQIGLRTIWEKYYEEAHAIMYVIDAACPSSFEDSKSALEKVLRHEDLRGAPLLILANKQDLSGAVSAEEIARYLDLKELNERLYMFEAASAFNGIGIKSAINWLVDAMERSKRTEMLRVRAGVNRHV, from the exons ATGTTCTCTTTGTTTTATGGTCTCTGGAATTATATGTTCAGCAAGACTGAATTCCGAGTTCTGATTCTTGGAGTTGACAAGGCTGGGAAAACT ACTTTGCTGGAGAAGTTGAAATCATTGTACTCAAACTCAGAGGGGCTCCCTCCCGATAGAATAGTTCCAACAGTTGGGCTGAATATTGGTCGAGTTGAGGCTTCAAATGCAAAACTTGTTTTTTGGGACCTTGGAGGTCAG ATTGGTTTACGCACAATCTGGGAGAAATACTATGAGGAGGCACATGCTATAATGTATGTTATTGATGCCGCTTGTCCATCATCATTTGAAGATTCCAAATCAGCATTAG AAAAAGTACTTAGGCATGAAGATTTAAGAGGGGCACCACTTCTGATACTAGCAAACAAGCAG GATTTGTCGGGAGCAGTTTCGGCTGAGGAAATAGCAAGATATTTGGATCTGAAAGAGCTAAATGAAAGATTATATATGTTTGAAGCTGCATCTGCATTCAATGG AATAGGGATTAAATCTGCTATCAACTGGTTAGTAGACGCAATGGAAAGAAGCAAACGCACAGAAATGCTTAGAGTTCGGGCAGGTGTAAACAGGCATGTCTAA